Genomic window (Ailuropoda melanoleuca isolate Jingjing chromosome 7, ASM200744v2, whole genome shotgun sequence):
AGTATGCCATTTCTAGACAGCTGTTCTATACCCACGGTGTGCTCCTATCCACATTTACCAGCCTAGTGACGGACATCCAGGCTGCTGCAAACTCCCCGTTACTGCAGACATATCCTCCTCCATAAGCTTTTATTTGCCTGTGTACCAATCTCTCTGGGATCCATCTAGGAGCAGGATTGCAGGGCCATGGGATATTCATTAACTTGACTAAATCATGCCAGTTTGTTCTTTGAGCATTGTTTTTACAAGTTTATTGTTTTACATGTACAGGTTTTACATTCCAATGAGCAGTGCCCAAGGATCCCTACATGGCCATATCCCTTTGCAAGAGCTGCCtatattctcctttttaatgtttgCCAGGCTAACAAATGTAAAGTGAAATCTCATTGTCTATTTTGCCATTTCTCTGATAACCAACGGATTTGAACGTTTCTTCATAGGCTTATTGGCCTTTTTGGctttcttgctcatttttctattgagatttatagatttctctttctgatgtgAAAGTGATTATTGCCTATTCCACCTATTAGTACCTTACTTGTTATAcattgcaaatatcatctcccagcctttcatatgtctgttacctttattcataattatgctacaatttatttttgccttttttaaggACAAGTGTCTTatttaagacttttttcccctctagctcATAGATATTCTCCTACGGTTTTTTTCCATTAACTTTACAGATTCATGCGTTACCACAGATAAGCCATAATCCAACTGATTCCACCTTTATACATGATATTAGATAgcaatttttcttataattttcaaaataataagccAATGTTCCCAATACTTCCAAACATTCTATCCTTTATCCCACTGGTTTTTAGTACCACCATTTTTCTGTATTAAGTTGTTATATAAATACAGGTCTCTCTCTGAGCTATCTAGTTTTTCCCATTGGTCTTTTACCTATTCTTGCACCCAAACCACACTGTTTTATTATTAGGAATGTTTGTTATTCTTAATCTCTAATAAGACAAATGCcctctttttactttctattttcaaGTATGACTTACTTCCTGATCTTTATTGTTATATGTAAATTTGAGACTAAATTTATCAATGACTTCAAAAAATCCAACAGATATTTTGATGGAGATTAAATTAAACTTATAGATTAACGTGGGAAATAACATCTTTGTAATATTATTCATTCCATCCAAGAAGATGGATTTCTCGCCACTCATTTTAATCATCTATAAGTCCTTTATTAGACTTTGTTTCCACATAGTAGTTTCGTGTATTCTTGGATAAATTAATTCCTAGAGCTTTAGAGTTTGTGTTGCAATCATGAATAACATCTTATGTATTACTACATATTCTGATTGGTTATTTCTAGTCTATTCTATTGGTTATTTATATTCTATTCCAAAGAGATGctattgattttttatattgctCATGTACCCAGCCACTCTGCTGGACTCACTTAATTGGTTCTAATAGTTTGTTAAttgattctattcttttttccaaGATGATCCTATCTTctttaaataatgaaagttttatttttttcccttccatccctttaccacctttttcttttcctatagtGTTAGACAAAATTTCCAATACTATGGTTAACATTTGTGGTGATAATGGATATCCTAatcttgttcctcatcttaaaaagaatatttctaaggTTTATCCATTTAGTGTAGGGTTTGGGTATAGAAAGCTTTTACCAAATTAAGAATATCCCCTCTTCCTAGTTATCAAACAGAGGTCATTGTAGACAGATGTTGAACTCTGCAAAATGTTCTGTTTCAATGAAAATTGTCATGTAATattattctcctttcttctatTAATGTGAAGAAGTATGCCAACAGAGTTTTGTGAAATCTCCATCACTGGGCcaaatcccacttgttcatgaCGTAATATTTTGAGTGCTATCTTGGATTCATTTAAcaattgctttatttaaaattttacatatttaagatTATATACGAAAACAAAATGGacttgtagttttcctttcttattctggTTTTGGACTCAGTATTGCACTAATCTTATAAAATGGGCCAGGAGGTCACCCTCTTCCCTCCGTTTACTAGTTTCTGGGATAATTTGCATAAAATAGAATTAGCTATTTGGTAGAACTTAACTTAAAGCCATTTGAGCCAGGTATTTTTTGAAAGGGAAGGTTTTTGACCACCATTTATAATTTCTCAATAATTGATTAGTCTATTCAAATAATTCTTGTAcattttgtatgtttctagaagaATGTACtcctttcatttaaattttccattaaattttcAATTTCGTAAGACTTATTATTTTATCCCTAATGCCTGaaataatttctcctttcttgatgattttttcaggcattcttttttgtgtgtgtgattagtCTTGCCAAGGGGTCTATTTCACTGATATTTTATGGGACTTCTATCTTattttcctagggctgctgtaacaaattaccacaaacttggtggcttaaaacaacagaaatgtattctttcacagttctggaagccagaagtccaaaaccgtaaaataaagagattatccTCAATTACACAAATAAGCCCAGTGTAATCACGGGGTCCCTAAATGTGGAAGAATGAGGCaaaagagaaccagagagatGGTAACATAAGGACTCACCCATCATTGCTGGCATTGAAGACAAAGGGCAGGAGCCACTCACCAAGGACTGTGCACAGTTTCTAGAAGCTTTAAAAGGCAAGGAACTGGATTCTTCTGTGGAGTCTCCAGAATGGAGCACAGTCTTGTCAacatcttgatttttcagctttctGACCTAAAgaactatgaaataaaattttgtgttgttttaagctactaagttaatggtaatttgttacagtagccctagAAAACTACACACTCCAATAAGAATTATCCTAAAGAGCAGAAAATCCCTAAGgacttttgttcttttcccctctcttcccaggAAAGGCCAATTTGTCCTAGGTCTGCACCGTGGTCACTCTGTTGTCCCCTCCAGTTTAGCACTTACACTCCTCCCAGTGACCAGTCCCCTCCCACAAGCACACTACCCTTCCTTACCCACCCCTTACCCTCTGCCTGGCTTCCTCTAGATTGCATCTACTATTTTTCAGCTGTACACAATTAGGTACAAAATACTAATAAGAAATATCATTCGTAGTATAAGCAACATTTACATAGAATATTATAGATCTCACGTTTTCAGATATGCTGTCTTATTTGAACTTAACAATAAACTTTAAgagatgacattttattttccccatttccaaGGGGAACTATCTGAACCACTCTGGTTCCAATATCTGAACCAGAACTAATCAtgaatttttttccatcaatTGTCCCCATTCTAGGAGTCTAGTCACCCAGTTACTAATATAAAACCCACAGTCTTACAAGGAGTGGTCAGGGATGACATTTCTGTTCAATCTGTCAGCCAGTATTTACTACACAACTACTATGAGCCAGGTGGAAAACAGTGGGGAGCAAAATAGACTTGGACCCTGCCTTGGTAGCACTTTCACCATGGACCTATCCAGGTGCTGTGTGGATGGCTTTAGTGGCCCTTTGCCTAGTGGAAGGATCCAATTCAGACTTTCTAAGCACCAAGTAtctcagagaggaaggaaacacTTCAGAAAACAACGCTGCTGTATGCATGCACCTGTTCAGATGtttaaagggaaacaaaaggcCTGAGTTCTCCTAAGCAGGGCCACCAATTTCATTCACGATCACTAAGCATTAAAAACATATCATTAGCACTTAGTTTGTTTCTGACTCATTATCAAAAGTACCAGAAAGATGATGAGGACACAAAGGAGTACAGGATATGGACTTCTCCGATTCAAACCGCATCCCTAACTCTATCCTCCCTTACCTAGGATTACTTGACCACTACTTAgagtctctcttttctctgaagCCAATCCTATCCTTAGGCAGGGTGGACATACTGAGTGTATGTTCTGTGACTCGGCATCTCACTATCAACCCAGGTGGCTGCTGGCTGGTTTTAATTCTATGTCCCAATGGTTTCTTGTCTTGCCCCACTTCAACTGAGTCCCTACCCTGGTAGGTAGATGACTAGTGCCTCGGTTCCTGCCAGGCTGGAGCCTTGGCTTATTCTCCTTGGCTCTTGCCCTTTGGGAGGACAAAGAACCCATTCCTGAACCTCAGTACCTTTCTGTGCATTCCTCTCAGTGTGTTTTTGCCAGAATACCGTATCTTCCCACATTTCCATTGCCCGCATTACCACCCCTTACACTCTTCTTGCCTGTAAGAGCACTCATCATTTAGTTCCTCTGTGCCTTCCTTGATGCCACCTATCTCCCTAAACCACCAAGCTCAATGTTAGGTAACTATGCTTCCTCTACCAGAGACAGTTCTCTAACTTCTCACTTACCTTAGACAATTCCACACCCTGATGGACATGCCAAATTTCCAGGTCCCAACCACTCCTAGTCTGACCTTCTTGGCCATAATTAAATTCTCAAATGCATTccaaaaccacattttttttcaagaaatgttgAATGCAAGAATACAATCTCTATAATATTTATGTGATCTCTATAGGGAGAACTTAGGATACCCTACCTTCCTTACACAGCAGAAGCAGAAGGTAGAAATCCTGGCCAGAAGCACCAGGTAGAAGCAACAAGAGGTTAGCAGGCTAATCAGAAACTGAGgccaggtgcacctgggtggctcagctggttaagcatctgactcttgatttcggctcaggtcatgatctcagggctgtgagatcgagccccatgttgggctccacactgggcatggagcctggttaagattctctctctccctctccctctccctctcccactgcccctccccaccttcttcctttccctctcaataaaacaaaacaaaacacctgagGCCAGCAAAATATGTGTCTTAGATACAACTTGGGAAATGAAGCAAAATGATTACTTAcggaacatttttccaaagatcttTACCACATTTCATCAGAATAGCCTAAGAACATGGTATTACAAGTTTTGTCttttggataaaaaaataagagataaagtACCTTGTTCAAGTTCACAAAATTAGTCAGATGCAAAGTTGGAATTGAAATCAAGGTACCCAAAACCAATTCCATGAAGtcatatcataaaatatatggGGAGCTACATGGATGACTCCCTTCTGCAGGGCACAAGCTGGAAAAAGTTATAAGATATCTCCTCTACCAGACTGAAGACCCCAAGCGAGGACACACACCTAATGCTCCTTCATATTTTTTACTTACAGGAAATCACTGCTGAGGGGAAACCAGAGTCACATCACTGAATTCCTCCTCCTGGGACTGACCAGTGACCCCAAAGAGCAGGGGTGGCTCTTTGCCAGCTTCCTCGCCATGTATCTGGTCAACGTGGCTGGCAACTCACTCATTATTGCAGCCATCCGGGGGGATGCCCGCCTCCATACCCCCATGTACTCCTTCCTTTCCAACCTGTCCCTGGTGGACATCTGCTTTACAAGTGTCATTGTGCCAAGGATGCTGGCAACCATGTTGAGCAAGAACAATAAGGTTCCCTTTGCCGAGTGCCTCACACAGACGTATTTCTTTGTGGCCTTTGGGATCACTGACAGCTTCCTCCTGGCTGCCATGGCTATTGACCGCTACATGGCCATCTGTAACCCGCTGCATTACACCACAACCATGAGCCCCCGGCGCTGTCTCCTGCTGGTGATGGCATCCTGGGTGCTGTCCCACCTCCACTCACTCACCCACACGATTCTCATGGCCCGACTAACCTTCTGTGGGCCCAACGTCATCCACCACTTCTTCTGTGATGTCCAGCCACTGCTGACACTCTCCTGCTCTGACACCTCCATCAATGAGCTTTTGGCCTTCACAGAGGGCTCCTTTGTGATCATGAGTCCCTTCATCTTGATCATTGTCTCTTATGTTTTTATCACCCGTGCTGTTCTGAGGGTCCCTTCCAGGGGAGGCAGGTACAAGGTCTTCTCCACCTGTGGATCCCACCTCACGGTTGTGACACTATTCTATGGAACGATAATATTTGTGTACATTCGCCCTTCATCCACCTACTCAGTGACAAAGGATCGTGTGATCACTGTCATCTATACAGTCGTTACCCCCATGCTGAACCCTTTTATCTATAGTCTTAGGAATAAGGACATGAAGCAGGCCTTGAAAAAGCTGATCAGAAGGGCAGAATAGCAAAacccattctttcattcaacaagaaCCCATgaaacacctgctgtgtgccaggaactataCTGAATTATGAAAATATTGCAAAGACATATTAATCATAGCTCTGTCTTCAAAATTAATTACAGTCCAATAAGTGGAGATGAGACAATTGCCATAGGTTATTATactttttggtaaaaataaataaaatgagacacaGATATTGATGTCTTACTGTATCAGACacacagtttcctttttttatttttgcagtcTCTGGCTCATGTGTGTCACAGGCATAACCAGTGTTGTGTATAAAGTATCCTGGTGAAAAGCTGGAAAAACTTctgtagcaattttttttaatctgttaggATATAGGGCAGCTCATACGAAGCCTCAGTAAGTCAATGTTCTCATCATATGAGTTATTCATCTTGTGCACAAACTCCTTGGGTCTGGCTAATGGATTTTCTTGTTACCCTTGGAACAGCTCATAACATCTCCAAGCTGTTTGCATATCTGTCAGAGAAGGCAGCTTCACCGGCATAGTAATAAGCCCCCAAGATTCTGAGTGAAAACTTAAGTTACAACTTGGTCTCCAAATTGTGTGACCATAATCAAGCCACTAAGTGTCCTGaactctcattttcctcatctaccTAATGAATACAATAACCTCACCACATGGTTGTGGGCATCAaaggaaaaattctaaatttagtGACTTTGAATCAtttacttaacccctctgagctTCTGTTCCCTAGTTCTGAAATTATACCACTTGGCCTGGAAGCCCAAATCCACCATTACCAACCCCATGATCTTGGACAAGTacattaacctctctgtgcctcagttctcaTATGAAAAGTGaattgttgtggggattaaatgatgTAACAAGTGTCCTAAGACATACATTATTATGGCTGTGTTTATTAGGGTCATCATTCTACAAAGTATAtgcatatcaaatcatcataaaTATGTACAACCTTATATCTCTAAAATTAGAAAGATTCTgaattccaaaatgaaaagcCTTAAAGATAATAGGTAGGACAGCATGAACCTTTCTTATGCATCAGGAAAATGAATGACCTGTAGCTAAAAGTATCGATACGAATGAATGTCAAAAATGTAAAATcgaacatggatggacctagagggtattactctaaatgaaataagccagacagagaaagacaaataccatatgatttcacttataatatgtggaatctaaaaaaaaaaaaagagtaatcaaaaagcagaatcagactataaatacaaaacaaactgatggctgccagaggggaaggaggtggggagtgggcaaaatgggtgaaggggagtgggaggtacaggcttccagttatgaaatgaaaaattcacaggaataaaaggcacagcacagggaatgtagtcaatggtattgtaatagtgtcgtatggtgagagatggtagctatacttgggGTAAGGACAGCATGACATAttgagttgttgaatcactatgttgtatacctgaaactaatgtaacattgtgtgtcaactatactcatataaatttcttaagtttttttaattcagcttaattaacatatagtatattattagtttcagaggtagaatttagtgattcatcagttgtgtatgaCAGCCCGTGCTCAgtacatcaagtaccctccttaatgccatcacccagttaccccatacccccaAGCACATCCCTTCCAGCAAcgctgtttgtttcctagagttaagagtcttatggtttgtctccctctctgattttgtcttattttattttttcttcccttcccctacgttcatgttttgtttcttaaattccacatgagtgaaatcatctggtatttacctttctctgactgacatttcacttagcataataccctctagttccattcacacCATTGCAAATGGTGAAAATCCACCCTTTTTGACGGCTGAGCAATAttacactctgtgtgtgtgtgtgtgtgtgtgtgtgtgtgtgtgtttacacaccacctcttctttatccattcatcttttgatggacatcttggctctttccacagtttagctactgtggacattgctgctatgaaca
Coding sequences:
- the LOC100484569 gene encoding olfactory receptor 1L4, coding for MSPLITKASKAEEKMPGLLNGHPRGHRPFSEKSLLRGNQSHITEFLLLGLTSDPKEQGWLFASFLAMYLVNVAGNSLIIAAIRGDARLHTPMYSFLSNLSLVDICFTSVIVPRMLATMLSKNNKVPFAECLTQTYFFVAFGITDSFLLAAMAIDRYMAICNPLHYTTTMSPRRCLLLVMASWVLSHLHSLTHTILMARLTFCGPNVIHHFFCDVQPLLTLSCSDTSINELLAFTEGSFVIMSPFILIIVSYVFITRAVLRVPSRGGRYKVFSTCGSHLTVVTLFYGTIIFVYIRPSSTYSVTKDRVITVIYTVVTPMLNPFIYSLRNKDMKQALKKLIRRAE